A stretch of Metabacillus sp. FJAT-52054 DNA encodes these proteins:
- the spoVID gene encoding stage VI sporulation protein D gives MSQDAALRFSVEESVWFQKGQEVFELLSISLDPNIAIEEHDQYVSIRGALQLTGEYRAVLNPENDDKEFEFSAARFVNEVHVRDDGTHELLHRFPVDITIPKNRIEKIEDVYVSIDSFDYDLPEAKCLKLFADLSITGIGENSRESEEVQAIHEVREEQAEQSHEALYRSEAVQHADEETHEADVRTEEEKEAAFQELYAFRSEEEALLDEQAEEEYPEIDVEVRKQSFEYQEIQPLYEEPAGKEVSADHRSEAREPQASAGAQSENSLLLTKLFGREEDEELTRLKICIVQQGETIDSICERYALSAQQLIRVNHLPADKEVYEGQTLYIPQYASSK, from the coding sequence TTGTCACAGGATGCAGCATTGCGATTTTCTGTAGAAGAGTCTGTTTGGTTTCAAAAAGGACAGGAAGTGTTTGAACTTTTATCGATATCCCTGGATCCGAATATAGCGATTGAAGAGCATGATCAGTATGTTTCCATTAGAGGAGCCCTTCAGCTGACGGGAGAATATCGTGCGGTTCTGAATCCGGAGAATGACGATAAGGAATTTGAATTTTCAGCAGCGCGCTTTGTTAATGAGGTACATGTCAGGGATGACGGCACGCATGAGCTTTTGCACCGGTTTCCAGTCGATATCACGATTCCTAAAAACAGAATTGAAAAGATTGAAGATGTTTATGTGTCCATTGATTCGTTTGATTACGATTTGCCTGAAGCGAAATGCTTAAAGCTGTTTGCGGACTTGTCTATAACAGGTATAGGTGAAAATAGCAGGGAATCGGAAGAGGTACAAGCAATTCATGAAGTTCGGGAAGAGCAAGCGGAGCAGTCTCATGAAGCTCTTTACAGGAGTGAAGCTGTCCAGCATGCAGATGAAGAAACGCACGAAGCAGATGTGAGAACGGAAGAGGAAAAAGAAGCGGCTTTCCAGGAGCTTTATGCCTTCAGAAGTGAAGAAGAGGCGCTATTGGATGAACAGGCTGAAGAAGAATATCCGGAGATTGATGTGGAGGTTCGAAAACAGTCCTTTGAATATCAGGAAATCCAGCCATTGTATGAAGAACCTGCAGGTAAAGAAGTGTCAGCTGATCACCGGTCGGAAGCAAGAGAACCGCAAGCATCCGCAGGTGCACAAAGTGAAAACTCGTTATTGCTGACAAAATTGTTCGGCCGTGAGGAAGATGAAGAACTGACCAGGCTTAAGATTTGCATCGTGCAGCAGGGAGAAACCATTGATTCTATTTGCGAGCGCTACGCTTTATCCGCGCAGCAGTTAATCAGGGTTAACCATCTTCCAGCAGATAAAGAGGTCTATGAAGGGCAGACACTTTACATTCCCCAATACGCCAGCAGCAAGTAA
- the hemL gene encoding glutamate-1-semialdehyde 2,1-aminomutase — protein MRSFEKSKQAFKEAQGLMPGGVNSPVRAFKSVKLDPIFMERGKGSRIYDIDGNEYIDYVLSWGPLIHGHANDQVVESLKKVVESGTSFGAPTLVENELAKLVKERVPSIEIVRMVSSGTEATMSALRLARGYTGRNKIIKFEGCYHGHGDSLLIKAGSGVATLGLPDSPGVPEGVAKNTITVPYNDLESIRTAFKEFGDDIAGIIVEPVAGNMGVVPPQPGFLEGLRDVTNEYGALLIFDEVMTGFRVGYHCAQGYFGVTPDLTCLGKVIGGGLPVGAYGGKAEIMEQIAPSGPIYQAGTLSGNPLAMTAGLETLKQLTPESYQEFARKADLLEEGLSAAAKKYGIPHTINRAGSMIGIFFTNEQVINYDKAKTSNLEFFASYYREMAMEGVFLPPSQFEGLFLSTAHTDDDISKTISAAEKAFSRLK, from the coding sequence ATGAGAAGCTTTGAAAAATCCAAGCAGGCATTTAAGGAAGCTCAAGGACTAATGCCAGGCGGTGTAAATAGTCCGGTTCGAGCATTTAAATCAGTGAAACTTGATCCGATTTTTATGGAGCGCGGCAAAGGCTCCAGAATTTACGATATTGACGGTAATGAATATATTGATTACGTTCTGTCATGGGGTCCGCTCATTCATGGACATGCCAATGATCAGGTTGTTGAATCCCTTAAAAAGGTCGTAGAATCAGGAACGAGCTTTGGCGCGCCCACTCTTGTTGAAAACGAACTGGCTAAGCTCGTTAAAGAACGGGTTCCCTCGATTGAAATCGTCCGTATGGTAAGCTCCGGTACTGAGGCAACGATGAGCGCGCTCCGCCTCGCACGGGGATACACGGGACGCAATAAAATCATTAAATTTGAGGGCTGTTACCATGGACATGGAGATTCACTCCTGATAAAAGCAGGTTCAGGAGTGGCTACTCTTGGTTTGCCGGACAGCCCCGGCGTGCCTGAAGGGGTAGCAAAGAATACCATTACGGTTCCTTACAACGACCTGGAAAGCATCCGCACGGCGTTTAAAGAATTCGGAGATGATATTGCCGGAATCATTGTTGAGCCGGTTGCAGGAAACATGGGCGTTGTGCCTCCGCAGCCCGGGTTCCTTGAGGGACTCAGGGACGTAACGAATGAATATGGAGCGCTCCTTATTTTTGATGAAGTGATGACGGGCTTCAGAGTCGGCTATCATTGTGCCCAAGGCTATTTTGGCGTAACACCTGACTTGACTTGCCTTGGAAAAGTAATCGGCGGAGGACTTCCGGTAGGAGCTTATGGGGGCAAGGCTGAAATTATGGAACAAATTGCTCCGAGCGGCCCTATTTATCAGGCAGGGACACTTTCAGGCAATCCGCTCGCTATGACAGCGGGACTGGAAACCCTGAAGCAGCTTACGCCGGAAAGCTATCAGGAATTTGCACGAAAAGCGGATCTCCTTGAAGAAGGACTGTCTGCAGCAGCAAAAAAATACGGAATACCGCATACCATTAATCGTGCCGGATCCATGATTGGGATTTTCTTTACGAATGAGCAAGTCATCAATTATGATAAAGCGAAAACTTCAAATTTAGAGTTCTTTGCTTCTTATTACAGGGAAATGGCAATGGAAGGCGTATTCCTTCCTCCATCCCAATTTGAAGGGCTGTTCCTGTCAACTGCCCATACAGATGATGATATCAGCAAAACGATTTCAGCTGCAGAGAAAGCATTCAGCAGGCTGAAGTAA
- the hemB gene encoding porphobilinogen synthase, which translates to MDLQFARHRRLRSSEGIRAMMRETFLRPEDFIYPIFVVEGENKRNAVASMPGVEQVSLDHLNTEMQELVDLGIRSVIVFGVPDHKDAVGSEAYHDHGIVQKAIRQIKESFPDLVVVADTCLCQYTDHGHCGVIEEGKILNDPSLDLLARTAVSQAKAGADIIAPSNMMDGFTAAIRKGLDENGFEDVPVMSYAVKYASAFYGPFRDAAHSTPQFGDRKTYQMDPANRSEAMREAESDVMEGADFLIVKPALSYLDIMRDVKNSFNLPIVAYNVSGEYSMIKAAAQNGWVDERAIVLEKLTSMKRAGADLIITYHAKDAARWLKDQ; encoded by the coding sequence ATGGATTTACAGTTTGCCAGACATCGCAGACTTCGTTCAAGCGAAGGGATACGGGCGATGATGAGAGAAACGTTTTTAAGACCGGAAGATTTCATTTACCCGATTTTTGTCGTAGAGGGTGAAAACAAGCGGAATGCGGTAGCGTCCATGCCTGGCGTTGAGCAGGTATCGCTTGATCATTTAAATACTGAAATGCAGGAGCTTGTGGATTTGGGAATCCGCTCGGTGATTGTTTTCGGGGTTCCAGATCATAAGGATGCTGTAGGATCCGAAGCATACCATGATCATGGGATCGTTCAAAAAGCAATCCGTCAAATTAAAGAGAGCTTTCCTGATTTAGTTGTTGTAGCGGATACTTGCCTATGTCAATATACGGATCATGGTCATTGCGGAGTCATTGAAGAGGGGAAAATTCTCAATGATCCTTCTCTTGATTTGCTGGCCAGAACAGCGGTCAGCCAGGCTAAAGCGGGTGCTGACATTATTGCCCCTTCCAATATGATGGACGGATTCACAGCAGCGATTCGCAAAGGCCTTGATGAGAATGGTTTTGAAGATGTCCCGGTTATGTCTTATGCCGTTAAATATGCGAGTGCTTTTTACGGTCCTTTCCGCGATGCTGCACACAGTACACCTCAATTCGGAGACCGCAAAACGTATCAAATGGATCCGGCTAACCGCTCGGAAGCAATGAGAGAAGCAGAATCTGATGTAATGGAAGGTGCGGACTTCCTGATTGTGAAACCGGCTCTCTCCTACCTTGATATTATGCGCGATGTGAAAAATAGCTTTAATCTCCCGATTGTTGCCTATAATGTTAGCGGAGAGTATTCCATGATTAAAGCAGCTGCCCAAAATGGATGGGTAGACGAAAGAGCCATTGTTCTGGAAAAACTGACAAGCATGAAGCGCGCTGGCGCGGACTTGATTATAACGTATCATGCAAAGGATGCAGCCCGCTGGCTGAAGGATCAGTAA
- a CDS encoding uroporphyrinogen-III synthase → MNKEKPLSGKKILVTREKNQAASFARLIEEKGGSPVVIPLVAFVAADDEIRILEELGRLHTYQWIVFTSVNGVRFFDCFMKKGGFPLPQKIRIGAVGEKTARSLETIGMKPSMIPKVFSGEMLAEEMAQTAASDDRVLIIRGSLSNRAVYKRMKEKGIEAAELILYKNQPVPGRNGELPLLLEAGKIDYATFTSPSIVHSYMQNTEGLSAREPVFVCIGDVTAETLKDYGYDGLIASPFTIEGIVERIIAHVNEEES, encoded by the coding sequence ATGAATAAAGAGAAGCCGCTTAGTGGAAAAAAAATCTTGGTTACAAGAGAAAAAAACCAGGCGGCTTCTTTTGCGCGCCTAATTGAGGAGAAGGGTGGTTCACCTGTTGTTATTCCTCTGGTTGCTTTTGTTGCCGCTGATGATGAGATACGGATTTTGGAGGAACTGGGGAGGCTTCACACGTACCAGTGGATTGTTTTTACAAGTGTAAACGGAGTCCGGTTTTTTGACTGCTTCATGAAAAAGGGAGGATTTCCTTTACCGCAGAAAATCAGGATTGGCGCAGTAGGGGAAAAAACAGCCCGGTCACTGGAAACAATAGGGATGAAACCGAGTATGATTCCCAAAGTATTTTCGGGAGAAATGCTGGCTGAAGAAATGGCACAGACTGCAGCCTCGGACGACCGCGTTCTCATTATAAGAGGGAGTCTGTCAAATCGGGCTGTCTATAAAAGAATGAAAGAAAAGGGAATTGAAGCTGCAGAATTAATTCTATATAAAAATCAGCCTGTACCCGGCCGGAACGGGGAACTTCCCCTCCTGCTTGAGGCAGGGAAAATAGATTACGCCACGTTTACAAGCCCGTCCATCGTGCACTCCTACATGCAGAATACGGAAGGGCTGAGCGCACGGGAACCGGTTTTTGTCTGTATTGGAGACGTGACAGCTGAAACACTGAAAGATTACGGGTATGATGGGCTTATAGCAAGTCCTTTTACTATTGAAGGAATAGTAGAAAGAATCATTGCACATGTAAATGAGGAGGAATCGTAA
- the hemC gene encoding hydroxymethylbilane synthase, whose protein sequence is MRKIIIGSRKSKLALTQTNWFIRKLQDLGLPYEFEVKEIVTKGDRILDVTLSKVGGKGLFVKEIEQAMFDGEIDMAVHSMKDMPAELPDGLTIGCIPKREDVRDAIISKNHRKFSELPAGAVIGTSSLRRSAQLLSIRPDLEIKWIRGNIDTRLKKLQTEDYDAIILAAAGLSRMGWSRDTVTEYLDPSDCLPAVGQGALAIECRESDSELLEILSKVSDAETVKTVKAERAFLKDMEGGCQVPIAGYAVLTDNQQVQLTGLVADPDGKIIYRETMTGSEPSDLGKRVARKLEEQGAKELISRVKEELDPS, encoded by the coding sequence ATGAGGAAAATCATTATTGGATCCAGAAAAAGCAAGCTCGCACTAACACAGACAAATTGGTTTATTCGGAAGCTTCAAGATTTAGGACTTCCATATGAGTTTGAAGTAAAAGAGATTGTAACAAAAGGCGACCGTATATTAGATGTAACCTTATCGAAAGTTGGCGGCAAAGGGCTGTTCGTTAAAGAAATTGAACAGGCTATGTTTGATGGTGAGATCGATATGGCTGTTCACAGTATGAAGGATATGCCGGCTGAACTGCCGGACGGACTGACCATTGGCTGCATCCCTAAGCGGGAGGACGTAAGAGACGCCATTATCTCAAAGAATCACCGCAAGTTTTCTGAGCTTCCTGCAGGGGCTGTTATCGGGACAAGCAGCCTAAGGAGAAGCGCCCAGCTCTTATCCATCAGGCCGGATCTGGAGATTAAATGGATCAGGGGCAATATAGATACACGTCTAAAAAAGCTGCAAACGGAAGATTACGATGCCATTATTTTAGCAGCAGCCGGACTTTCCAGGATGGGCTGGAGCCGGGATACCGTTACGGAGTATTTAGATCCTTCCGACTGCTTGCCGGCTGTCGGCCAGGGGGCGCTTGCAATTGAATGCAGAGAGAGCGATTCGGAGCTGCTTGAAATTCTTTCAAAGGTATCCGATGCTGAGACTGTTAAAACAGTGAAAGCGGAAAGAGCTTTTCTGAAAGACATGGAAGGCGGATGCCAGGTTCCAATTGCCGGGTATGCCGTTCTTACCGATAATCAGCAAGTACAGCTGACGGGACTTGTAGCTGATCCTGATGGCAAAATCATTTACCGTGAAACGATGACAGGATCCGAACCGTCAGACCTTGGGAAAAGGGTTGCCCGCAAGCTTGAAGAGCAGGGTGCTAAAGAACTTATTTCCCGGGTAAAGGAGGAGCTGGATCCATCATGA
- the ccsA gene encoding cytochrome c biogenesis protein CcsA → MIGLDLNRLNEAAVIIYACCVLFYFIDFVHTNRRASKIAFWLLSIVWLLQTIFLFYEMAVFGTFPILNIVEGLYFYTWVLVTLSLVLNWMQKADFIPFFTSVLGFIMLALHTFAISQNQPGQLSEQLISELSIIHITMAILSYGAFSLSFVFSMLYLLQYRLLKKKQWGKKLIRINDLSTLDHMAYLLNVTGVPMLLLSLILGSIWAFIKVPDFQWYDPKVTGSFGVIIVYSIYLYIKIVKDQQGKPIALWNAAAFLVLLINFFLFGSLSRFHVYS, encoded by the coding sequence ATGATTGGGTTGGACCTGAACCGGCTAAATGAAGCAGCGGTCATTATATATGCTTGCTGTGTACTCTTCTATTTTATTGATTTTGTTCATACGAACCGGAGGGCAAGCAAAATTGCCTTCTGGTTGCTTTCTATTGTTTGGCTGCTGCAAACAATTTTTTTGTTTTATGAAATGGCCGTATTTGGGACGTTTCCGATTTTGAATATAGTAGAAGGCTTATATTTTTATACATGGGTGCTCGTGACGCTTTCACTCGTTTTAAACTGGATGCAAAAGGCTGATTTCATTCCCTTTTTCACAAGTGTGCTCGGATTTATCATGCTTGCCCTGCATACCTTCGCCATTTCTCAAAATCAGCCTGGACAGCTTTCAGAGCAGCTGATTTCAGAACTGTCCATTATCCATATTACGATGGCGATCTTATCGTATGGAGCGTTTTCGCTAAGCTTTGTTTTTTCCATGCTGTACTTGCTCCAATACAGGCTTTTAAAGAAAAAGCAATGGGGGAAAAAGCTCATTCGGATCAACGATTTGTCGACCCTTGATCACATGGCATACCTATTGAATGTAACGGGAGTTCCGATGCTGCTGCTCAGTTTAATCCTAGGTTCAATATGGGCCTTCATCAAGGTGCCGGATTTTCAATGGTATGACCCGAAGGTAACGGGCTCGTTTGGAGTCATTATTGTATACAGCATTTATCTGTATATTAAAATTGTTAAGGATCAGCAGGGAAAACCGATTGCTTTATGGAATGCAGCAGCTTTCCTTGTATTGCTTATTAACTTTTTCTTGTTTGGAAGTTTGTCCCGTTTTCACGTGTATTCATAG
- the hemA gene encoding glutamyl-tRNA reductase: MHILVVGINHKTAPVDIREKLSFDPAELGSAMKKLKTQKSVLENIIVSTCNRTEVYAVVDQLHTGRYYLKAFLAEWFDLEMEQFAPFLTFYENDGAVDHLFRVSCGLDSMIVGETQILGQVRSSFLEGQELQTTGTVFNYLFKEAVTLAKRAHSETEIGTHAVSVSYAAVQLAKKIFGSLSAKRVLILGAGKMGELAARNLHGNGVSDVTVVNRTYEKARQLADKFSGKAKSYSELRAALEEADIVISSTGAKDFVVTKEMMAEVEKQRRGKPLFMVDIAVPRDIDPAINELESIFLYDIDDLEGIVEANVQERRAAAERVGLMIELEIVQFKQWLNTLGVVPVITALRDKALSIQSETMQSIERKMPDLSERDIKLLNKHTKSIINQLLRDPILKAKELAAEPDGHDALELFANIFNINEQVKLQKEKNSQSERAIESQTVQHVSYPSY; encoded by the coding sequence GTGCATATTTTAGTTGTAGGCATAAATCATAAGACTGCCCCTGTTGATATACGTGAAAAGCTCAGTTTTGATCCAGCTGAACTTGGGTCTGCCATGAAAAAATTAAAAACGCAGAAAAGCGTTCTTGAAAATATTATTGTTTCAACGTGCAACCGCACCGAGGTATATGCTGTAGTGGATCAGCTCCATACCGGCAGATATTATCTGAAGGCATTTTTAGCAGAGTGGTTTGATCTTGAAATGGAGCAGTTCGCCCCGTTTCTGACTTTTTATGAGAATGATGGAGCTGTAGACCATCTTTTCCGCGTTTCATGCGGCCTTGATTCCATGATTGTAGGTGAAACTCAAATTTTGGGACAGGTGCGCTCAAGCTTTCTCGAAGGGCAGGAACTGCAGACGACAGGCACTGTTTTTAACTATCTGTTTAAAGAAGCGGTCACGCTTGCCAAAAGAGCTCATTCTGAAACAGAAATCGGTACCCATGCCGTGTCCGTAAGCTACGCAGCTGTTCAGCTTGCTAAGAAGATATTTGGAAGTTTATCCGCAAAGCGCGTCCTGATTCTCGGTGCAGGCAAAATGGGCGAACTCGCTGCCCGGAACCTTCACGGAAACGGCGTCAGTGATGTAACAGTTGTGAACAGAACGTATGAAAAGGCAAGGCAGCTGGCAGATAAATTCAGCGGCAAAGCGAAAAGCTATTCAGAGCTTAGAGCCGCCCTTGAAGAGGCAGACATTGTCATCAGCTCAACAGGAGCAAAGGATTTTGTTGTTACGAAAGAAATGATGGCGGAAGTTGAAAAGCAGCGCAGAGGAAAACCGCTATTTATGGTGGACATTGCTGTTCCCAGGGATATAGATCCTGCAATCAATGAACTGGAAAGTATTTTTCTATACGATATTGACGACCTTGAAGGAATTGTTGAGGCTAACGTGCAAGAGCGGAGAGCAGCTGCTGAACGGGTTGGTTTAATGATTGAATTGGAAATCGTGCAGTTTAAGCAATGGCTTAATACACTTGGAGTCGTTCCGGTCATTACAGCGCTCCGCGACAAAGCTTTGTCAATTCAGTCGGAAACGATGCAAAGTATTGAACGGAAAATGCCGGACCTGTCAGAGCGGGATATTAAGCTTTTAAATAAGCATACAAAAAGCATCATCAACCAGCTGCTCCGCGATCCCATCCTAAAGGCGAAGGAACTTGCGGCGGAACCGGATGGCCATGATGCTCTGGAGCTATTTGCAAATATTTTTAATATTAATGAACAGGTCAAACTGCAAAAAGAAAAAAATAGTCAATCTGAGCGCGCTATCGAATCTCAAACCGTTCAGCACGTTTCCTATCCATCTTATTAG
- a CDS encoding DUF5668 domain-containing protein yields MKQRPAFPAYFLIMIGAYFLLQKLNIVLFPEQNSWQTLILMFGAVFLLTSLAGKDDTYLVTGLIMTGLGIHFLMSGKNPAWPNHPAGITIIVGASLLLASFKAKSGYASGAVVLLAGLFIHYFQQIADTFSQLQQGIGYAEKFWPFLFLAAGLFLLFRKK; encoded by the coding sequence ATGAAACAGCGACCAGCATTTCCAGCCTACTTTTTAATCATGATCGGAGCCTATTTTCTGCTGCAAAAGCTGAACATTGTGCTTTTTCCGGAACAAAACAGCTGGCAGACCCTCATTCTGATGTTCGGAGCCGTCTTTCTTCTAACCAGCCTGGCAGGAAAGGATGATACATACTTGGTGACGGGATTGATTATGACCGGATTAGGTATTCATTTTCTAATGTCAGGAAAAAATCCAGCTTGGCCTAATCATCCGGCCGGCATCACCATCATTGTCGGAGCGTCCCTGCTTCTCGCTTCTTTTAAAGCCAAAAGCGGGTATGCTTCCGGAGCGGTCGTTCTCCTTGCAGGACTGTTTATTCATTATTTCCAGCAGATAGCGGATACCTTCAGCCAGCTTCAGCAGGGAATTGGCTATGCCGAAAAATTCTGGCCGTTCCTGTTTTTAGCAGCCGGGCTATTCTTATTATTCAGGAAAAAATAA
- the yihA gene encoding ribosome biogenesis GTP-binding protein YihA/YsxC translates to MKVTSSEIVISAVKPEQYPDGGLPEIALAGRSNVGKSSFINKLLNRKNLARTSSKPGKTQTLNFYIINEVLHFVDVPGYGFAKVSKSERDAWGRMIETYLTNREELKAVVLIIDVRHKPTKDDIMMYNFLKHYGIPVIVVATKADKIPKTKWQKHVKIVEEELDLAEEDSIVLFSAETAKGKEEAWGAIKRLTGVK, encoded by the coding sequence ATGAAAGTAACCTCATCAGAAATTGTAATAAGTGCTGTAAAACCCGAGCAATATCCAGATGGAGGTCTTCCCGAAATTGCGCTTGCAGGCAGGTCGAATGTTGGGAAATCCTCCTTCATCAACAAACTGCTGAATCGTAAAAATCTGGCCAGGACTTCTTCTAAGCCCGGGAAGACGCAAACCCTGAACTTCTATATTATTAATGAAGTGCTTCACTTTGTGGATGTACCGGGATACGGTTTTGCAAAAGTGTCCAAGAGTGAACGGGACGCATGGGGAAGAATGATCGAAACGTATTTAACGAACCGGGAAGAATTAAAGGCGGTCGTCCTTATTATTGATGTCCGTCACAAACCGACAAAAGATGATATCATGATGTACAATTTCCTTAAGCATTATGGGATCCCGGTTATTGTTGTCGCAACGAAAGCAGATAAAATTCCGAAAACGAAGTGGCAAAAGCACGTAAAGATCGTGGAAGAGGAACTGGACCTTGCTGAAGAAGACTCCATCGTACTATTCTCCGCTGAAACCGCCAAAGGCAAGGAAGAAGCGTGGGGAGCCATTAAGAGGCTGACTGGAGTCAAATAA
- the lon gene encoding endopeptidase La, whose translation MANNNKATIPLLPLRGLLVYPTMVLHLDVGRDKSVQALETAMMNDHMIFLATQKDISIDEPAEDDVYRVGTYTKIKQMLKLPNGTIRVLVEGLERGEIHSFQEENDTLMVTIETLTDSSKKDVESEALMRTLLEYFEQYIKLSKKVSAETFASVADIDEPGRVADLVASHLPLKLKEKQEVLETVDIKDRLHKVISMINNEKEVLNLEKKIGQRVKRSMERTQKEYYLREQMKAIQKELGDKEGKTGEVSLLAEKIEQAGMPEEIKAAAAKELDRYEKVPSSSAESAVIRNYIDWLLSLPWSNATEDRLDLRIAEKILDEDHHGLEKVKERVLEYLAVQKLTNSLKGPILCLAGPPGVGKTSLARSIAKSLNRNFVRISLGGVRDESEIRGHRRTYVGAMPGRIIQGMKKAGSINPVFLLDEIDKMSSDFRGDPSSALLEVLDPEQNHNFSDHYIEETYDLSKVMFVATANNLATIPGPLRDRMEIITIAGYTELEKIQIAKDHLMPKQLEAHGLKKANLQVKETALQNIVRYYTREAGVRGMERQLAAICRKAAKKIVSEEKKKIIVTDKTLQDYLGKQIFRYGQAEIEDQIGVATGLAYTTVGGDTLSIEVSLSPGKGKLILTGKLGDVMKESAQAAFSFIRSRAEKLNIDPEFHEKNDIHIHVPEGAVPKDGPSAGITMATALISALTGRPVRKEVGMTGEITLRGRVLPIGGLKEKSLSAHRAGLKKIILPRENEKDLEDIPESIRNDLTFVLVSDIEEVLKHALTGETK comes from the coding sequence ATGGCGAATAATAATAAGGCAACCATTCCTTTGCTTCCATTAAGAGGGCTATTGGTCTACCCAACCATGGTTCTTCACTTGGATGTCGGCAGGGATAAATCAGTTCAGGCGTTGGAAACGGCCATGATGAACGATCACATGATATTTTTAGCTACACAAAAGGATATTTCTATAGATGAACCTGCAGAGGACGATGTGTACCGTGTAGGAACATATACGAAAATAAAGCAGATGCTGAAGCTTCCGAATGGAACAATCCGTGTGCTTGTTGAAGGCTTGGAAAGAGGAGAGATTCATTCTTTCCAGGAAGAAAATGATACGCTCATGGTTACGATTGAGACTTTGACGGACTCATCGAAAAAAGACGTGGAAAGTGAAGCGCTCATGAGAACGCTGCTTGAATACTTTGAGCAGTACATAAAGCTTTCCAAAAAGGTATCTGCGGAGACCTTTGCTTCTGTTGCAGACATAGATGAACCGGGCCGTGTGGCTGATCTTGTTGCATCCCATTTGCCTCTGAAGCTGAAGGAAAAACAGGAAGTCCTGGAGACTGTGGATATAAAAGACCGCCTGCACAAGGTGATCAGCATGATCAATAACGAAAAAGAAGTGCTGAACCTTGAAAAGAAAATTGGCCAACGGGTTAAGCGGTCAATGGAACGGACCCAAAAGGAATACTACCTGCGCGAGCAAATGAAGGCCATCCAAAAAGAATTGGGCGACAAAGAGGGCAAAACGGGTGAAGTCTCCCTGCTGGCAGAAAAGATTGAACAGGCTGGCATGCCAGAAGAGATAAAAGCTGCAGCCGCAAAGGAACTCGATAGATATGAGAAGGTCCCTTCCAGTTCAGCTGAGAGCGCCGTCATCCGCAATTATATTGACTGGCTGCTATCTCTTCCTTGGTCAAATGCAACGGAGGATCGTCTTGATTTAAGAATTGCTGAAAAAATTCTCGATGAGGACCATCATGGACTGGAGAAAGTGAAAGAGCGGGTTCTGGAGTATTTAGCCGTTCAAAAGCTGACAAACTCGCTTAAAGGGCCGATTCTTTGTCTTGCCGGACCTCCTGGGGTCGGGAAAACATCACTTGCCCGCTCGATTGCAAAATCACTGAACCGGAACTTCGTGAGGATTTCTCTTGGCGGTGTCAGAGATGAATCTGAAATTCGAGGCCATCGTCGGACCTATGTTGGAGCAATGCCGGGCCGTATCATCCAAGGAATGAAAAAAGCCGGCAGCATTAATCCGGTCTTCCTTCTGGATGAAATCGATAAAATGTCCAGTGATTTTAGAGGGGATCCTTCTTCAGCTCTGCTTGAAGTTCTCGACCCTGAGCAAAACCATAATTTCAGTGACCATTATATAGAAGAAACCTATGATCTATCGAAAGTTATGTTTGTTGCAACAGCGAATAACCTTGCAACGATTCCGGGTCCGCTCCGCGACCGCATGGAAATCATTACGATTGCGGGATATACAGAGCTTGAAAAAATCCAAATTGCTAAAGACCATTTAATGCCGAAGCAGCTCGAAGCTCACGGTCTGAAGAAGGCCAATCTTCAGGTGAAGGAAACAGCTCTTCAGAATATCGTGCGGTATTATACAAGAGAAGCGGGCGTGCGCGGAATGGAGCGCCAGCTTGCAGCTATTTGCCGTAAAGCGGCTAAAAAGATTGTTTCAGAAGAAAAGAAAAAAATTATTGTTACGGATAAAACGCTTCAGGATTATCTCGGGAAACAGATTTTCCGTTACGGCCAGGCAGAGATCGAGGATCAAATCGGAGTTGCCACCGGACTCGCTTATACAACGGTTGGAGGCGATACCCTATCAATTGAAGTATCCTTGTCCCCCGGAAAAGGAAAACTGATTTTAACCGGTAAGCTTGGAGATGTGATGAAGGAATCCGCTCAGGCTGCCTTTAGTTTTATCAGGTCCAGAGCAGAGAAATTGAATATTGATCCTGAATTCCATGAAAAGAATGATATCCATATTCACGTTCCAGAAGGAGCTGTACCAAAAGACGGGCCTTCAGCCGGTATTACAATGGCCACCGCTCTCATCTCCGCTCTTACAGGAAGACCTGTGAGGAAAGAGGTGGGAATGACAGGAGAAATCACCCTGAGAGGCCGTGTGCTTCCGATTGGCGGGTTGAAGGAAAAATCGCTGTCAGCCCACAGAGCCGGATTGAAAAAAATAATTTTGCCCAGAGAAAACGAAAAAGACTTGGAAGATATACCGGAAAGCATTCGCAACGATCTGACCTTTGTTTTAGTGTCCGACATTGAAGAAGTGCTTAAACATGCATTGACTGGAGAAACGAAATGA